One Triticum dicoccoides isolate Atlit2015 ecotype Zavitan chromosome 5B, WEW_v2.0, whole genome shotgun sequence genomic window carries:
- the LOC119308525 gene encoding mRNA turnover protein 4 homolog, whose protein sequence is MPKSKRNRSVTLSKTKKKPGLERKGKVVTEIKDAIERHSSAYVFTYNNMRNQKLKDLRDQLKSSSRIFLAGKKVMQIALGRSPADEAKTGLHKLSKFLQGASGLLFTNLPRDDVERLFREFEANDFARTGSIATQTVELKEGPLEQFSHEMEPFLRKQGLPVRLNKGVVELVADHVVCEEGKPLSPEAAHTLRVLGTKMATFRLYLVCRWSSDDFEVYKEGLAHLGGEEADESS, encoded by the exons ATGCCGAAATCCAAGCGCAATCGCTCAG TCACCTTGTCAAAGACCAAGAAGAAGCCAGGGCTAGAGCGTAAGGGCAAGGTGGTCACGGAAATCAAAGACGCGATTGAGCGCCACAGCAGCGCCTATGTCTTCACCTACAACAATATGAGGAATCAGAAGCTCAAGGACCTCAGGGACCAACTCAAGTCCTCTAGCCG GATATTCCTTGCTGGAAAGAAGGTCATGCAGATAGCATTGGGGCGGTCACCTGCTGATGAAGCTAAGACAGGCCTGCATAAACTCTCCAAG TTCCTTCAAGGTGCTTCTGGATTGTTATTTACGAATCTCCCAAGGGATGATGTTGAGAG ATTATTCCGGGAATTTGAGGCGAATGATTTTGCGAGGACAGGAAGTATTGCGACTCAAACG GTTGAGCTAAAGGAAGGTCCTCTGGAACAGTTTTCACATGAAATGGAACCCTTTCTGCGCAAGCAAGGACTGCCAGTTCGCCTAAACAAAG GTGTTGTTGAATTGGTTGCAGATCATGTAGTATGTGAAGAAGGAAAGCCCCTTTCACCAGAAGCAGCACACACTCTG CGCGTGCTTGGGACGAAGATGGCGACGTTCCGACTGTACCTTGTCTGCCGCTGGTCGTCTGATGACTTTGAAGTGTACAAGGAAGGCTTGGCGCACCTGGGAGGGGAGGAAGCTGACGAGTCTTCTTAA